ACTTCTTCACATTCACTCGCATGCGTGCTCTTGTTGGAGGAGCCCCTCCCTCAACGTTCAAGGTATTGAAGGCAACCTTGGCAGAGTTTTCAGCTCTCAATGGCCAGTGTCTCTTATACCGTCCTTCAATTCCCATCTGGCACTACGAACCTCCACACACTCATCCTCGCTCCGCTGAGCTCCTCTTCCTAGTCGATGGTACCCTTGGAGTCGGGTTTGTTGACACGAAAAACCACCTCTTTACGCAGACACTTCAAGCTGGGGATCTATTTGTGTTCCCCAAGGGAAGTGCACTACCAGCACAATGCTAATGCACAAAAACCATGGCAATTTcttacacgactcgaaactCGCACGGAAAAAACACGATCCGAATTCATATGATTAATAGTTGGGTAATTTTCGGGTCAACCCGTTATGATCCATTTAAAACGGACGGGTTTCAAGTCAACCCGCCAACCCATTTAAACACATGTTTAACCTGTTTATTAAACGGATCGTGTCAATCCGTGTAATACACTTCAATCCGCgaaaaaatgaagagaaatgaagacttcaaaacacacacaagggGTTTCAAACTCCCACCACCCTCATTCCTCTTCAACACCTTATCCACCATGCTACATACAACCTTGTGATTATATATTATGCCTTTagatatttataatgtttctttttctttcttttccttctttcttctcctctctctttttttctttcttttcc
This portion of the Prunus dulcis unplaced genomic scaffold, ALMONDv2, whole genome shotgun sequence genome encodes:
- the LOC117613222 gene encoding putative germin-like protein 9-2 is translated as MASSTSTRPGQNVFRPIYKRNQERPPDIVSYFTVAPATTVDANFFTFTRMRALVGGAPPSTFKVLKATLAEFSALNGQCLLYRPSIPIWHYEPPHTHPRSAELLFLVDGTLGVGFVDTKNHLFTQTLQAGDLFVFPKGSALPAQC